The Gossypium arboreum isolate Shixiya-1 chromosome 4, ASM2569848v2, whole genome shotgun sequence DNA segment TGCACTGCAATACTAACCTTACTGAGCTTGGAATTGCTTTCAAGCACGCGTTTCAAACCGTCATCAGTGATCATTTTGCACCCCACCAGACTCAAGCATTCAATAGTGCCTTGAGCCCTGCTAGTTAATTTTAAAAGAGCATCATCGGTAATTTTCTTACTCAACGAATCTTCAATATGAATGTTCCTCCAAAGGAGAGGATCATTTCTAACAGCATCCCTTAAAGATATACAGACCCTTTCCATTACAAGGAGATCCTTAACACCAAGATAACCAAGGGTGAAAAACAAAGCATTATTTGGAGCATCTCCTTCACTATCATCACAAGAAACTCCATTGCAGCCCTCCAACCTATTACCTTCATCATTGAATATAAAACCTCCATTGGGAAGTCCATTACCAATCCCAAATCCATCAATAAATTCATTTGGGATTGATATTTCATCAACTTGAAAGGTACCTTCCTCCTGTTGGAAACTCAGGGTTCCATTTCGAACTCGATGATTACCTTTAAAGAAAGATGATTGATCATCATCAATGTTTTTATCATCATCTTCTGAACCAAATCCAGAAAAACTTGAATTGCCTTCTTCCTGTTGGAAACTCATGGTCCCATTCCAAACCCAATTTAGACCCTTCAACAAACGGTGATGATCAGTAATCTTATTTTCATCACCATCTTGCATGCCAAACACACATAAATCTGACCCCAATTCATTCTCAACATCATGAATCCAACCTGTGATTGCTGCAGCAAAAGTAGACCTTATTTCCATCCCAAATGGATCTGCAGGCAGTCTATCAACAATATCATCATTAACAGCCTCAGAAAAGCCTTTTGATTCACTTCCACTAAAATGATCATTTTCCACATCCCAATTGCAACTCCAATAACTCAACGAGTTCCCAATATCATCCCACTTCAATGCCATTTTTTATTGTCTTCAATCACCAACACatctaaggaaaaaaaaaaaaaagaaccctgAACTCAGCCAACAATTGAAACAAATAACATGATTCTAAACCaaactatatatatgtatatatatataagttaaacaaGGAAAAACAAGATAACCCATTATTTCAGGTGTCAAACCAGACCTAAAAAAAGTAAAATACACCAGAAATTCTATAGAGTttcttgtaaaaaaaaaaaatgaaaggagcCAAATTAAGCtcaaaaaagatttttttttttttaccttgttTTGTGAATTTGGAGGCAAAAGTTGAAACTTTGAAAGAATGGCAAAGAAGTAAAGAAGGACAAGGGACCTGAAAGGGAAAAAATATCTTAATGTGAAAGAATCTAACCGAGGAGATAAAAGAATCAAAAGGTTTTTGACCAAACTTTATTTTTTTGGTTCATGCAAAGAGCAATGCAGAAAGAAAGAGAATGGGGAAGAAAAGTTAAAAGGGCAAAGAACAGAGGAAAATAAACAGAGTTGGCCAAAAATAGGGGACAAAGGAGAGCAAGAAGGAATGGGAAACAAGATTCCAGGCCAATTGGAGGAGTTTATTTAGGTGGTGACTTTcaaattcttttttttaaaagtgtatataattttttttagtgaattggagttttttataattttaacaattcattttgcttttattaattagTAACACAAACCTTTTtgcaattaaaaaaaaataatgatttatgatttatttacGGCTTTGAGTTTGatccttaaaataaaaaataaaattatattttaatctcttaaataagaaaaaaattctaTTTAGTGTCTTAAAAACATtagaattataaattaatacataataaaattatattttaatctattaaaattttataatttaatttcgaccctcaaaaagaaaattgggtttgcatTTGCCCAAAATGGATAAAAAGAGTTAACAGATGTTAACTTTGTTGACATAAATTGTCACATCaagaattaattaattttaatatttttacaaaaaataaataattttaatgactttctatattatttaaattctttGAATTTTAAAAGGCCCAATTAATTGTTAGTGTGACAATTCACGCAGTATATTTACATCAACAAagttgatattttaatttattttggatgatttgataaaaaataaaatttaagttttaaaagaaggaagaaaataaacgaatgattaaaataattttaaaaaaattgaagtgTTAAAAAAAGCGTGGTtggtttgaaaagaaaaaagggaTTGCGATAGT contains these protein-coding regions:
- the LOC108459330 gene encoding F-box protein SKIP14-like; the protein is MALKWDDIGNSLSYWSCNWDVENDHFSGSESKGFSEAVNDDIVDRLPADPFGMEIRSTFAAAITGWIHDVENELGSDLCVFGMQDGDENKITDHHRLLKGLNWVWNGTMSFQQEEGNSSFSGFGSEDDDKNIDDDQSSFFKGNHRVRNGTLSFQQEEGTFQVDEISIPNEFIDGFGIGNGLPNGGFIFNDEGNRLEGCNGVSCDDSEGDAPNNALFFTLGYLGVKDLLVMERVCISLRDAVRNDPLLWRNIHIEDSLSKKITDDALLKLTSRAQGTIECLSLVGCKMITDDGLKRVLESNSKLSKLSVPECTRLNVEGILLNLRAFKAAGFPGIKHLRIGGSFSVTEEQFKELKLLLGINNSMQLQEQKPQFFGQGQSHLMSDDDRAIDIEVCPRCQKLKLVYDCPSESCRTYHAAQLCRACILCIARCIHCGCCFKDCDYEETFTLDLLCFNCWKQIGGPSSKHNVLHETRNQLCFHG